From the Macaca nemestrina isolate mMacNem1 chromosome 7, mMacNem.hap1, whole genome shotgun sequence genome, the window AACTACTAGATAAACCCCAGGAATGTCTGTGCCTAGAGAGTGCAATGATCCACATTTATCTTTATGGATCTGGACAAAGCAATGTGGAGAGTTGAGCAGAGATTAGGAATGGAGCATGAGCCATTGGATAGTTCTGAGAACTCAGAAACACCTCATGGGATCTCGTATATATTTGGGCATTTACTACATGACTATTCCTATGCTAAACACAACACACaccaactatatatatatatttatatacacatacacacattatatatacatacatcatATGTATTTATAGTGCATAAAgcatatacacactatatattatatataaatatattttaaatatataattatatatataaaatttaataagaaaGAATCCTAGAAAATCAGAGAAAAGTTGAAGGAATAAAGTCTTCCTAAAAATCAGCATTGGATTAGGTTTCTCTTTGATGGGCCTTCAGAGGATATCCTGTTTATTTCTATCATAGTTTTCATTTTGCCTCATATTTTGTGATTGTCTGTATACTTGTCTTTATTTCACTAATTGAAAAGATCCAAGTGTCTGGTAATGTATGTTCTTAAATACTCTATCTTCACTCCTAGATCATTGCCTGGAATCTGAAATGTTGTAGGTACTTGAAAAGCAtataataattgaataaataaatatatagatagtatttattatattttgattaaaaaattatgtccAAAGTCTGCAGCAAGTCAGTGATCAGTATTACATcaataacaacaaagaaaattacttttaagGCAGATCTTGATTTCTCTTTAAGTTTTTGTTAATGTTCACATATATAGGTGTAATTGATTGTAAAACTTGACTATGTTCAaagtctataaaataaaaaaaaagagtattataATAGGCAAGGGGACTTTATCTTAAGGCAGAAATTGTTTTCCTTCtgtgttcttttatatttatgcATATGTTTGGATTGCAATTATAGGGCAAGTTGTAAGTACCCAGAAGCATGCCTTCCTGGATTGAATACAATATCCAAAGTCATTGGTCGTTCCATTCAATTGCTTAAGTAACTCAATCATTACTCAATTTTCTCCTTTGGTTTAATATCTCACAGTCAACCCAGGAGAAAATTGCTTGAGTTCCCTGCACGTTAATTtagtaaaaatgaaatttaactcttgtttataaTTGTCTTCTTAAGATCCATGGACACGTAAAAATTCAGCACATCTGCATCTGTGGCATTCAAACATACGCTTCCTGATAAATGACTCCCCAGGAGACAGAATCAAATCAGAAAGAGATGCAGTGTTTATTGAAAATCTACTTTGGGTGAAAATGTGTTAATTTAATAATTGAATATGTATTAAATGTAACACTATCATTTAtgtttacattataaaatatttagctgTAAAATATGGATTTTTCAATGTTAAAATGGATTTCTGTAATGAAAATCACtggaatgtattcattttttaaataaaagtgttcAGTATAACACACATCTACTaggaaaagtatatttttaaaataaataagatcttGAAATGGTGctgtcttttttctcctttcaagcTTCCAAAATTAGGACAAATATTTGCTGGGCATTACTTAATCCCAGGCATGCCTCCCTGTGCCTAATGTCTCGTGTTTTGAATAATGCACTTTGCAGTACTGAGCTATgattaggaaataaaaatgtcttttcatattAACTTTTGGGGCAGAATAAACTAGTAAGATAAATCTGGTTTTAGAAAATGCAGAGTTCATTCCAAAATATATGTGTGGAGTtgaagatatatatacatatgtgttatgtgtgtgtgtatatacacacacagatatattttcacagatatatatatcattttatcttattttactaatatatacacatacatagatacattacatatatacatatacatgcatgcatgtatatgtatatttctgtgtatgtaaaatacatatatgcatacatacatgtaagtatatatttgtaatataaaataaaatatatttttgttgaaatcaACTGTTTCTCTGAATAAATGATGTATATATCATTTCTCtgaatatatagtaatatatatagCTTCTCTGaataaatgacatattttatattacatatatacacgtatgtatgtatatatattttaagctttgtatatatatacaaaaaaatataaatacgtgtatatatttgttatataaatacatacattatgtatatatgtaatacattatatttacaaatttgtaatataaaataaaatgattttttttgttgaaatCAACTCTTTCCCTGTAATATAACACATTACAAATTATATCAATGTAGTGTCAGAATGAAATCTTTGAGCAGAgttatattaaagaaattatatcCCCTGTATGAGTAGAAACATGTCACACTATGGAAGGCTGGAATTCATTGAAAAGTCATGAGTCGGttttgcagtttcttcatagctgCTTTCATCTCCTCATTTCTCAGTGTGTAGATAATGGGGTTCAGGAGTGGAGTAAAAATGGTATAAAACACAGACAGCAGCTTGTCAACAGAAAACCTACTGAAAGGccacacataaataaaaatgcaagggCCAAAGAACAGCGTCACTACCATGATATGTGCAGAGCAAGTGGAGAGTGCTTTGGATGTGCTACCGGCAGCACGCTGTCTGACAGTGAGGAGGATCACAGCGTAGGAGATCAGGAGGAGCAGAAAACAGCTCAAGGAAAGCAACCCACTGTCTGAGATCATAATTATACCCAAGACATAGGTGTCCATGCAGGCAAGTTTGATCACCAGAGGGAGGTCACAGAAGAAGCTGTCTACCTCACTGGGGCCACAGTAAGGTAAATTTGCAGTGAAAGCCACTTGACTGATGGAGTGCACAAATCCAATGACCCATGAAGCCAGCACCAGCTTGATGCAAGTCTgccaactcatcaaagtcatgtAATGCAAGGGTTTGCATATGGCTACATATCTGTCATAGGCCATGGAAACCAGGAGCACCATCTCAGCCCCACCAGTAAAGTGCAAGAAGAAGATTTGAGCCATACATCCTCCAAAGGAGATGAGTTTTCGATCACTAAGGAAATCCCTGATCATCTTGGGAGTGGCAAATGAAGCCAACCACATGTCCAGGAAAGATAGGTTCCCCAGCAGGAAGTACATAGGGGAGGAATGCAGGCGGGGATCAGAAATTACAGTGACCAAAATGAGAAGGTTACCCAGCATAATGGCCACATAGATCccgaagaaaaatataaagaacaaatTTTGAAGATGTCGTGAAGTGCAGAGTCCATGCAACGCAAATTCTGACACCAAGGAATAGTTCTGCATGTGCATTGCCTCGAGTTTCAGACTTTGTTTGTaatctaaataaagaaaaaaatcctgtcatttgcaacaacacctcaaggacattgtgttaagtgaagtaagccaggcacagaaagacaaatatcaaatGATGTCACTTAATATGTGGAAtataaaaaagtcaaatttacataaatagaaagtaaaatggtggttaccagagactgggaaggaggagggtgagggataagTTTGTCAAAGAACAAAGTTTCAATTAGACAGAAGGAAAAATTCAAGTGATCTCATCATTGTGATTATAGATAATAGCAATATATTATACACTTGAAAATCACTGAGAGAATAGATTTTGCATTCTCATCACAGAAAATAAGTATGtgatttagccattccataatgtttacatttatgaaaacatcatgttgtacattataaaggtatatagtttttatttgtcaattagaaagaaagagagagggagaggaaggaagaaaagaagtaagCAAAAGTGCCTGTCAATTGCTTGGCACATGAAAGTGATCAACTGAGTGCTATCTCTGTATAATTTTTAACTTGCAAGAGATACTGTAAAATATAGAATGTCATATACTACCAAGCATgtatatttgcctttttcacaCTTCAGTGATTCCTGAGGGGCAATTAGACATTCTGGAAGACTTCTGCATAGGTGAGAGTTGTaggaacttttttttcccccttctttccgTGGCCCTTGTCCATATAAAAACATGGATCAATCAAGTGCAGTAGGTGAACCAAAATTCCTTAAGAGGACTGAGAAGGTGAAGATTTTTTCAGGGGTACTATCTTCTCACTATCTGTGTCGATATCACTGCCCAGTGGGTAATTAATTATTCTTAAGCACTAAATATTGAAGTTAAAgcttcacttaaaaataatgtcAACACGTAAAACATGGGCAACTGAATGTACATTattgtctcttcctcttcctctctctcatttacacacacaaacacaaaacaaaacctagCAAAGGCATGTTGATAGGTAGATGTATCTACGTATCTAAATATGATTAACATGTCTTTCTCCTGAATCCAAGAGAAGCAAATTTTGTTTCTCAATGACaaaatttaaaggagaaaaattactTTAAGCTAAAACGCATGTTTTGGATATAACAACTATGGGCGGGGGATGATGTATAAATACAGACGAGCTCCCAAATCGTGTACCCAAGTTATGTATGTTGCTTAGTAATGCTATAAAAGCCTCATTTATTGTGTTATATGTGAGTTGTAGAATGGCTCTTCTTATATTCTCACATGACATCTTTGAGGAAAATTTGATCTAAATAATAGCTCAGTTTCATAAAGTTTTAATCTAAAGTGTTAATCATTGCTATCAGGGAGGACAGCCTATAATTGCAGGCCACAGgactctttcctcttccttgcCCTTCATCAACAACCTGGATATGACATAATTTGCAAGTTTGCAGATAGCACAAATCTGAGATGATTTACTTACAGACTTATAGAATATTTCAATATTCTGGAAATATGGGCTGTAACCAGCAAACAAGAGATAAAAggtgaaaggaggaagagagaagagtgtAGACTGATAATTATCAGTCTAACAGAGACATACAGTATTATATTATTAACACATTTCTTTATAATCATGCTTTTAAtgtgttataatttttttctcaaaaatgaataaaaatatttatggtaAAATGTGTTGCAGTGCTTTTAATTGAGTGAAAAAGGATCCAGATCTGGTTCAGGGCATTCATATCTTATTCTCCAGTTAAATTTCAGCTCAAGAAATGGCTTCCTATAGAGCCATAATGTTGAGATTTCTCCCATATTAAATCTGCttggaatatttcttttttttttccgacCACTATAAAATCACCTATTCGAAATGTTtgctcaattatttttaaattattttacaaacttGGTTATCTCCGTAATACTTCCTTTGGAATTCTGAAAATCTCAGTCCCTTCCAGGACCTCTCCTGGCAGTAGTCAAGCTATCTACTTCCTTATTCATTTACTCACTtacacactcattcattcagacTGTATCTACAAGACACTAACACGTTGTTTTCATCTCACTTTATTTGGCATAAAAACCAATCaatacaagaagaaataaatcacTTAACCTAGGTTTTATTTAGTTTCTTCACctcacagatttttatttttgctcttatcatttttaaattaattgcatTTGGGATAAAAAACCATTGATTTAATTGATTTATAGatagatttattatttataaactttCTCTGAAATGATTTAGAatgactttcttttaaaaaatactttaaagtattATGTGGAAGCTAAACAAAATAAACTGATGGATATAGAGAGTATAAAAATGGTTACTAGACaatgggaagggtagtggggagggttGGAGGATAAAGGGAGGATGATTAATGCGTATAAAAATGTAGTTAGGATGACTTTCAACGAAAAAGATATTTCCAAGACCTCTCAACAAGGATCAGAGCATAAAaccaatgaaataattttttttgggggggtttcaCTATTACACATGATTGACTAATAAGTTcatcatgttattttaaaatgtagctctGAGTTTGCAGATGAAATGGAACAGAATTCACAGGTTCcattattagttattttttatgaGCAATAaactggagtctcactcttctcACTGAGAAGAAAATACTGTATAAACCTTTTTATAAGGGGTATCACATAGAATCCTTcatgataaattataaaaaagatgCAGGACTCTCCTTCATATGAGCTTTTTAATGTTGCTCCTTTATAAAACTGAAGAATATACCATAAAAGAAAAGTCTTGTAAGGCTTCTACAGGGAAATAAGGTAACTTATTCTAGTTGTGAAATAGCGTAACAGTGAGAATTTGATACAGTAATAGATTTTTAGAATCTAAAGGGATTAATGATTATCATATCTTCTTTAGTCCACTCAAATAGCACCCATCTCACCCAGACTGTTGTCAAGATAACGAAAATTCAAAGTTCCTTTGATTCTCCCTGAATTTTTATAAAAGCATTACATTAAATCATTTAATTGCAACACTTTTTTTTGACAATTAGATGCTACCCATCTTTAGTCTGAAATTTTAAATCTGAAGCCAAAATCCCCAGTGGGCACAAGGGACATAATCACAAAGCAAGCATTCTTAGGAATTTTACTTAGATTCTTCTGATACCCATTCTAGCACACCCATCACAGGTCATAGAGCtacactttttcctttttatgccCCTGAAAAATTTCACTTGTAAAtctaaaatataattgtatttaatatattgttttatgAAGATTAAGTGAACAGAATGTTGAAATAATCAAATGGAAAACTCGGGAAACAAACATAAAGGAACTCAATTTGCTACTGAATCAAAGATGTTCTACAGTTAGATactggtgatggttgtacaactctgtaaatacatgaaaaatcactgaattgtacatgtaAAAATAAGTGAACtttatgatatataaattatacctcaataatgcttttaaaatggatattaaaagaaatgtaataaaagtcTCAATTATAGTTCTAATTTCTGAGAACTCTTTATGATGTGTAAATCATCTAAAAGCAAATAAACATTAAGTTTGTAATCAGAAAatgacattgattttgtatacaaaccaatggtatttttaaattaaaatataaattcaactgataatgaaaaacattaattttaacttGCAAGTTATTATGATGTAATCCAATGATTTAATATATAAGATAATATAATAGTCTCTATTCAACTTATATCTCATGCATGTTCATATTTATTACAAAAGTTCTTTACTAACCTGGAGTTAAGATGCTCAGTGCTGACACTGTAGCTCAcccaatttatattttacatctaCTATACTTAAATGGAGCTAttgaaaatacacatattttatccCAGAGATGATTTAATCATCTTTCTTCTTCCCCTTAAAAATAATTCGGGAAAAGCATTATCTTAAAGTTAGAGAACTTCAGATTTGAGTCTTCCTTGGAGTTAAGATATAAATATACCCTGTCTCCCACCAATTAAGAATGCTTTAACTACGGGCCATTTGTGACCAATGACCATAACAAAGGCTGGGGAATAAATCATCTGAGGATGGAAATTTGCAGTAATGAATCATGTTCATTTCTCCAGgtgacaaaaggaaaataattacagATCTGCCAGATTATATAAGCTGGatttatattagtatatatagCTGCATTTATTTTAGTAATTCAAGCAGAATTATATATACCATTATCCAGTTAATCAAGtataaaatgacaaatttatCTTTAAGTAATCAAATTAACAAGTTACACTctaaaaatatgctgaaaattTGCCAACTCTGCACATTATATAACTTTGATCAAGCATTACACTTTGAAAAAGATTTACTCATACAAGGAGAATCAGATTTATATGTGCCAAAATATTTGCCTTCTCTAGATTTGTATGGTCAGGCATGATGAAATCTCCAGGTGTGTGGGTTACTTTGTTCATCATTTATTATTGATAGCCTACTTACTTCCCCAAATCATTCAAGGTTAATGCAGGATTCTTCTACTAATGGGTCCATGCTgaagataaatatttcaaaacattctGATAAATGATCATCACATTTACAACTATTCACATGACATTTACAACTATTCACATGACATTTACTTCCATATTAGGTATGTAGGTTCTACTAAATGTATAAGACATTTGACTACCAAGACAGCATCTGAGTAGAGTAAAATGTCTCAAGTGGCACATTGGCATTAGATAATTGTGTTTCACTTAAAATGAGTTGCAAAATCTAagttctgtttctgtcttttaaaCACACAGATAACGATTACTAAAGGAAGTCTGCAGAAGCAATCTATCAGTTTCAGTGTGATTTGTTTCTGAAATGCAGTCATTAGGTGGTACAGATATATTgtgtaaaataaagaattatagaGAAGTTTTTGACAAACAGATTAAGTGAATACGGGATTTGGAGATAAGGAAAGATTTACTGAATGTGGTGGATTTATTTATGATTCAACATAGAGGGCATTTTTGGGTAACATTAACATTTAAAAGGGTGAGACTTGAGTAGAGTGGACTGCTCTCCATAATGCGGGTGGAGCTCATCCAGTAAGTTGAAGGCCTGCATAGAACAAAAGGACCAGACTTTCAAGGGAAGAGAGAATTCCCCATCAGACCATCAGACTGCCTCAGACCTTCATCTGTGTCATCAGGTCTCCTGGGTCTCTAGCCGGCAGGCCCACACTGTAGATTTGGGACAACTTTTTGATAGACACTTTGGAAACATAGAACAGACCCACTAAAAAATGCTAGTAGATCTTGACCTAGTCATTTCTATGTTACAATATGTCCATAATATCATTACTGATTAATAGATCAAGAATTATTAAGCAAATTACTGATTTATAGACCAAGAATTATTAAGCAATTTACTAATTTATA encodes:
- the LOC105499218 gene encoding olfactory receptor 4K14 produces the protein MHMQNYSLVSEFALHGLCTSRHLQNLFFIFFFGIYVAIMLGNLLILVTVISDPRLHSSPMYFLLGNLSFLDMWLASFATPKMIRDFLSDRKLISFGGCMAQIFFLHFTGGAEMVLLVSMAYDRYVAICKPLHYMTLMSWQTCIKLVLASWVIGFVHSISQVAFTANLPYCGPSEVDSFFCDLPLVIKLACMDTYVLGIIMISDSGLLSLSCFLLLLISYAVILLTVRQRAAGSTSKALSTCSAHIMVVTLFFGPCIFIYVWPFSRFSVDKLLSVFYTIFTPLLNPIIYTLRNEEMKAAMKKLQNRLMTFQ